The Cardinium endosymbiont of Culicoides punctatus genome has a segment encoding these proteins:
- a CDS encoding Nif3-like dinuclear metal center hexameric protein: MELIGKSIMEIEDMAYSNLIPISEVVHYLEQTIRLCSHHDLYQSGLVVGNMQNIVTGILICLDITEELLDEAIEKNCNFIIANQPLLIDPLHKITPETYAGKCVIKAIRHDLAIYIFGTNLDYLGSGASHRIAKFLELQDTWPIICEKQILYKLTTFVPFQAKKDLIATLSGEGALLNNENVMDHLSDALVKGGSESELFTNWNTRLSLEKVEEIQLTFTFPVVYKEKVIQALLRAHPYRKVSYYLEPIETIVENRGSGVIGTLPVELPAKYFLKYVRTKLNLVNFQFANTHHTNISEKPIKVIAIYAGNGSQLLNNALDKQVDVFITTGLRYEQFLEASGRLLMIDIGYYAVRLGIKKLILALLSKEFNNIVILRCKTITNPIHYIND, encoded by the coding sequence ATGGAACTAATTGGTAAAAGCATTATGGAAATAGAAGATATGGCATATAGTAATTTAATTCCTATATCCGAGGTTGTACATTATTTGGAGCAAACAATACGGTTGTGTTCACATCATGATTTATATCAATCTGGTCTTGTAGTTGGTAACATGCAAAATATAGTAACCGGGATCTTAATTTGCCTAGATATAACAGAAGAATTACTCGATGAGGCTATTGAGAAAAATTGCAATTTTATTATTGCTAATCAGCCACTTTTAATTGATCCTTTACATAAAATAACCCCTGAGACTTATGCTGGAAAATGCGTTATAAAAGCGATACGTCACGATTTGGCTATTTACATTTTTGGTACCAATTTAGACTATTTAGGTTCTGGGGCTAGTCATAGAATCGCAAAGTTTCTTGAGCTTCAAGATACCTGGCCTATAATTTGCGAAAAACAAATATTGTACAAACTTACCACTTTTGTCCCATTTCAGGCTAAAAAAGATCTAATAGCTACTTTGAGTGGAGAGGGCGCTTTATTGAATAACGAAAATGTTATGGATCACTTAAGCGATGCGCTTGTAAAAGGTGGATCAGAATCAGAGTTATTTACCAATTGGAACACTAGGCTTAGTTTAGAAAAAGTAGAAGAAATACAACTTACCTTTACATTTCCTGTTGTTTATAAAGAAAAAGTTATTCAAGCATTATTACGTGCACATCCCTATAGGAAGGTTTCCTATTATCTAGAGCCTATAGAAACAATAGTAGAAAATAGAGGAAGTGGTGTAATAGGGACTTTGCCTGTAGAACTACCAGCAAAATATTTTTTAAAATATGTTAGGACAAAGTTAAATTTAGTGAATTTTCAATTTGCTAATACGCATCATACAAATATTTCAGAAAAGCCTATCAAAGTAATAGCCATTTATGCTGGCAATGGCAGTCAATTGTTAAACAATGCATTAGATAAACAAGTTGACGTTTTTATTACAACGGGTTTGCGTTATGAACAGTTTTTAGAAGCTAGTGGAAGGCTATTAATGATAGATATTGGTTATTATGCTGTCCGTTTAGGTATAAAAAAACTGATTCTTGCACTATTATCAAAAGAATTTAATAATATTGTAATACTACGCTGTAAGACTATTACCAATCCTATTCATTATATTAACGATTAA
- a CDS encoding FAD-dependent oxidoreductase, whose amino-acid sequence MRIAIVGGGFAGLATSYHLLEKDRSLQIKLFEKNRIGAGASGAAAGLLHGYVGNLEQPHWKEYEGIQFAKKLLKLAAQAIGKDTYIANGVVRCIMHQKEIQTFKKICQNDPSVFWWEEKYTASRIGIAKPSIFISEGFSVYSDIYLQGLWLLCQRNGAELVSKDFGPEDYAYFDIVIFCCGAELPKLYPNLKLVLKRGEVLLCEKQLKYGIIGNGYFSLSADPNLCYIGSTSRENLEEISLEEATNLILSKTNVWFRTNTKILGYKSGIRVHRSSGILYPMIGQLDHKIWCFTALGSRGLMYHGYLGAMLARAVLHQKPELIPNELGIY is encoded by the coding sequence ATGCGTATAGCTATAGTAGGTGGGGGCTTCGCTGGATTAGCTACAAGCTATCATCTTCTAGAAAAAGATCGTAGCCTTCAGATAAAATTGTTCGAAAAAAATAGAATAGGAGCAGGTGCATCAGGAGCTGCTGCTGGATTATTACATGGTTATGTTGGGAACCTTGAACAACCACATTGGAAAGAATATGAAGGCATTCAATTTGCTAAAAAACTACTCAAGCTAGCTGCTCAAGCTATTGGAAAAGACACATATATAGCTAATGGAGTGGTACGCTGCATTATGCACCAAAAAGAAATTCAAACATTTAAAAAAATATGTCAAAATGACCCTAGTGTGTTCTGGTGGGAAGAAAAATATACAGCATCACGCATTGGCATTGCTAAACCATCTATTTTTATTTCTGAAGGTTTTAGTGTGTATTCAGATATTTATCTACAAGGGCTTTGGCTTTTGTGTCAACGCAATGGAGCTGAACTCGTATCAAAAGATTTCGGTCCAGAGGACTATGCATACTTTGATATAGTAATTTTTTGCTGTGGTGCTGAACTTCCTAAACTATATCCTAACCTAAAATTAGTTTTAAAAAGGGGTGAAGTATTATTATGTGAAAAACAACTTAAGTATGGCATTATTGGTAACGGTTATTTTAGTTTAAGTGCAGATCCTAACCTATGTTATATAGGCTCAACTTCTAGAGAAAATTTAGAAGAAATTTCGCTAGAAGAGGCTACCAACCTTATTTTGAGTAAAACCAACGTGTGGTTTAGAACAAATACTAAAATACTTGGTTATAAATCAGGTATACGGGTACATCGTAGTTCAGGTATACTCTATCCAATGATTGGGCAATTAGATCATAAAATATGGTGTTTTACAGCACTCGGTTCACGTGGATTAATGTATCATGGGTATCTTGGTGCTATGTTAGCACGTGCTGTACTACATCAAAAACCTGAACTCATTCCAAATGAGTTAGGTATTTATTAA
- a CDS encoding putative porin, which yields MVGIPIWLQRSLFLLFLGLPFSSYGEKSEDIFEKDPEEKVEANTTFFITPNDVKQNHRQYHPIDRSIRRMDRFTVVEQYNYNLQNLGNNWTAAQYTFYTLPKRIGATYGLTVYDFYFKDPRDICYYYTSSKAYAHFSIVLANLGSFVFDSCYTHRLLENWQVGIHVRSAMTENEWPHSKDDKIVDALPHVDIFTHFNALDARYYLFTSFSNMRYVTTETGGVRSSNKNEAFAFGQQDPARRYKSSFSLLKEEYMKNKIPKENQVVHKDHRRNFYIYHHYEFSEQFQLYHELDYNRKNSLLKIKSTSDDLHSFIADPNNITENQINKKQPEKSSVIIHALGNELGIKGDIAYLQLFYSLYYRLENIRLTYDFSNGQTDNIPDPTIIRLINRKEKSTMDPSIMGNIYENEHYIGFKTRFNCSKDKDTPHKVNVYGECLPEQISKWYYKLGIAYENRFIKVSYHAIKHKTPYILKYGYSRYRKWNNNFSPPHAKQVTAEVDYDLSFVRMNPMLSFSRMYNYIYYSKSNIPTISDHCISKPMQASTPVNLFAYGGNLDFCFFSYFHLDHSITFFKDISSKTHFFRGYMPPWMYTGRYYYAHQPFNKKLDIETGINLHFKELYYADGYDIIARQFFRQNQFVVQGKTIIDLFVNFRISNLKISIKYSFINDELMKPKAYFTTPFYPGQKKAADIGIHWSFFD from the coding sequence ATGGTGGGCATTCCTATTTGGTTACAACGTAGTCTATTTCTTTTATTCTTGGGATTACCTTTTAGCAGCTATGGTGAAAAATCCGAAGATATTTTTGAAAAAGATCCAGAAGAAAAAGTAGAAGCAAATACTACTTTTTTTATAACACCAAATGATGTAAAACAAAATCATAGGCAGTATCACCCTATTGATCGATCAATAAGAAGGATGGATCGTTTTACTGTTGTAGAACAGTACAATTATAATCTCCAGAATCTTGGGAATAATTGGACAGCTGCTCAGTATACATTCTATACTTTACCAAAACGTATAGGTGCAACCTATGGCCTAACGGTATATGACTTTTACTTTAAAGATCCTAGAGATATATGCTATTACTACACCTCCTCAAAAGCATATGCACACTTTAGCATTGTTCTGGCAAATTTAGGAAGCTTTGTTTTTGACAGTTGCTATACACATCGTTTGTTAGAGAATTGGCAGGTAGGCATACATGTACGCAGTGCAATGACAGAAAACGAGTGGCCTCATAGTAAAGATGATAAAATTGTTGATGCCCTCCCACATGTTGATATTTTCACCCATTTTAACGCTCTAGATGCACGTTACTACCTATTCACCAGTTTTTCTAATATGCGATATGTGACTACAGAAACAGGAGGTGTACGTTCTTCCAACAAAAATGAAGCATTCGCATTTGGGCAACAAGATCCGGCTCGACGTTATAAATCCTCTTTTTCCCTATTGAAAGAGGAATATATGAAGAATAAAATTCCAAAAGAGAACCAGGTTGTTCATAAAGACCATAGACGTAATTTTTACATCTATCACCATTATGAATTTAGTGAACAATTTCAATTATATCATGAGCTTGATTATAATCGTAAAAACAGTTTGCTTAAGATTAAATCAACAAGTGATGACCTACATAGCTTTATAGCCGATCCAAATAATATTACCGAAAACCAAATAAATAAAAAACAGCCGGAAAAAAGTAGTGTAATCATACACGCTCTTGGTAATGAATTAGGCATAAAAGGAGACATCGCCTACTTACAACTATTTTATAGTTTATATTATAGACTAGAAAATATTCGTTTAACATATGATTTTTCTAACGGACAAACCGATAACATACCAGATCCCACGATAATCCGTTTGATCAATAGAAAAGAAAAAAGCACAATGGACCCATCTATTATGGGAAATATATATGAAAATGAGCACTATATAGGATTTAAAACTCGATTTAATTGCAGTAAGGACAAAGATACACCCCATAAGGTAAACGTATATGGTGAATGTTTGCCTGAACAAATTTCCAAATGGTATTATAAATTAGGTATAGCCTACGAAAATAGGTTTATTAAAGTTAGCTACCATGCTATAAAACACAAAACGCCCTATATACTAAAGTATGGATATAGCCGCTATCGTAAATGGAATAATAATTTTTCGCCGCCACATGCCAAACAGGTTACTGCAGAAGTAGATTATGATTTATCTTTTGTTAGAATGAATCCTATGCTATCTTTTAGCAGAATGTATAATTATATTTACTACAGTAAATCAAATATACCTACTATAAGTGACCATTGTATTTCCAAGCCCATGCAAGCTTCTACTCCTGTTAATCTATTTGCTTATGGTGGAAACTTGGACTTTTGCTTTTTTTCTTACTTTCATTTAGATCATTCAATTACCTTCTTCAAGGACATTAGTAGCAAAACCCATTTTTTTAGAGGATATATGCCACCTTGGATGTATACAGGAAGATATTACTATGCACATCAGCCATTTAATAAGAAATTAGATATAGAAACAGGTATCAATCTGCACTTTAAAGAGCTCTATTATGCAGACGGCTACGACATAATTGCACGACAATTTTTTAGACAGAATCAGTTCGTTGTACAAGGTAAAACGATTATTGATCTTTTCGTTAACTTTAGAATTAGCAACTTAAAAATTTCTATAAAATATAGTTTTATTAATGATGAGCTTATGAAACCCAAAGCTTACTTTACAACACCATTCTATCCTGGACAAAAAAAGGCAGCAGATATAGGAATACATTGGTCTTTTTTTGATTAA
- the lpxK gene encoding tetraacyldisaccharide 4'-kinase, producing MPTLLLRTLSWCYGIVVAMRNFLYQRKIKKRTYYAKPNVIGIGNLSLGGTGKTPLVIFLLNFFSKHKVVAVLSRGYKRSSKGFKLINEVDTPLTAGDEPYLVYQRFKYNSNIVVAVCEDRVKGMEKIIMHRPDVTLVLLDDAFQHLSINPTISMLLTTFDQPFFTDHLLPLGNLREPKTGVTRADIILVTKSPKNLSKSQIRTIRSEINQYYHALDKPPIFFTHIVYNKPVLMWGNIKNQLPRSILLVTGIANPIPLRTYLESNGYSVTQLVFPDHHWFNDMDVLKISNTFSSISDKEKAIVTTEKDSVRFVHNHTKYLLKTIPTFYIPIEIGFMQTDKIVFEQTVIDHLNF from the coding sequence ATGCCTACATTATTGTTACGAACGCTCAGTTGGTGTTATGGGATAGTGGTCGCTATGCGTAATTTTTTATACCAAAGGAAAATAAAAAAGCGCACATATTATGCAAAGCCCAACGTTATTGGCATTGGAAATTTATCATTAGGCGGTACTGGAAAAACACCATTAGTAATATTTTTACTAAATTTTTTTTCTAAACATAAAGTAGTAGCTGTACTTAGCAGGGGATATAAACGTTCATCAAAAGGATTTAAACTCATAAATGAGGTAGACACCCCTCTAACAGCAGGTGATGAGCCCTATCTGGTGTATCAAAGATTCAAATATAATAGCAATATAGTTGTTGCCGTTTGCGAAGACAGAGTCAAGGGCATGGAAAAAATTATAATGCATAGGCCAGATGTAACATTGGTACTTTTAGATGATGCTTTCCAACATCTTAGCATAAACCCTACAATAAGTATGCTGTTAACGACTTTTGATCAACCTTTTTTTACTGACCACTTATTACCATTAGGTAATTTACGTGAGCCGAAAACAGGGGTAACACGTGCTGACATAATATTGGTAACGAAAAGCCCTAAAAATCTCTCCAAATCACAAATACGCACAATACGATCAGAAATAAATCAATATTATCATGCTTTAGATAAGCCACCTATATTTTTTACACATATTGTTTATAATAAACCTGTTCTAATGTGGGGAAATATAAAAAACCAACTTCCTCGTTCTATATTATTGGTTACTGGCATAGCAAATCCTATTCCACTAAGAACATACTTGGAAAGCAATGGTTATTCGGTAACACAACTTGTATTTCCAGATCATCATTGGTTTAATGATATGGATGTTTTAAAAATTTCCAATACTTTCTCAAGCATATCAGATAAAGAAAAGGCAATAGTTACAACTGAAAAAGACAGTGTAAGGTTCGTACACAACCATACAAAATACCTGTTAAAAACCATACCCACGTTTTATATCCCTATTGAGATAGGGTTTATGCAAACAGACAAAATAGTTTTTGAGCAAACCGTTATAGATCATTTAAATTTTTAA
- a CDS encoding zinc ribbon domain-containing protein produces MDKNIAIKLTKLSDIQEVDIHLNDIIKLRGTLPDEVSALQRYIKKMSEKIVENEDLLATLQQDIVNKKEFLKTTEKKVQRYEAQQMEVRNNREYDAITKELELSKLDMQLAEKFLRTAYEKIEKGNIDLEELNKLLKIKENELTLKNQELETILKASKTEEDKLNRKRENIKNTLGEMLYNTYERIRTNVPNSLAVVSIKKGACGGCCIVIPPQQKLVIYERNKIVSCEHCGRMIIASEEATD; encoded by the coding sequence ATGGATAAAAACATTGCGATTAAATTAACAAAACTTTCTGATATACAAGAAGTTGATATACATCTTAATGATATTATTAAGCTCAGAGGAACGTTGCCAGATGAGGTGAGTGCATTGCAACGGTATATAAAGAAGATGAGTGAGAAAATAGTAGAAAATGAGGATTTATTGGCTACATTACAACAAGATATTGTAAATAAAAAAGAGTTTCTCAAGACAACAGAAAAAAAGGTTCAGCGATACGAAGCACAACAAATGGAGGTGCGTAACAACAGAGAGTATGATGCGATAACTAAAGAGCTTGAATTGTCTAAATTGGATATGCAGCTTGCAGAAAAATTCTTACGTACTGCTTATGAGAAAATAGAAAAAGGGAATATTGATTTAGAGGAGCTAAATAAGCTTTTAAAAATAAAAGAAAATGAGCTAACTTTAAAGAACCAAGAGCTAGAAACAATTCTAAAAGCAAGTAAGACAGAGGAAGATAAGCTGAATCGAAAAAGAGAGAATATAAAAAATACCCTTGGAGAGATGCTCTACAATACTTATGAAAGAATTAGAACAAACGTTCCGAATAGTTTAGCTGTAGTATCTATTAAAAAAGGAGCTTGTGGTGGTTGTTGTATAGTAATTCCTCCTCAACAGAAATTAGTAATATATGAACGTAATAAGATTGTATCCTGCGAACACTGTGGTAGAATGATTATTGCCTCAGAGGAGGCTACAGATTAG
- a CDS encoding TraR/DksA family transcriptional regulator has protein sequence MTQEAYSPEDLKFFQKILLEKLEKANHELQVLEKILSRQEAGLEPPGKLFEENAEVIETENIGQLAERQQKFIKQIELALQRIKDGSYGVCVLTGQIIDRERLKVVPHTMYAVDAKSKIKKS, from the coding sequence ATGACACAGGAAGCATACTCACCTGAGGATTTAAAATTTTTCCAAAAAATTCTTTTAGAGAAATTAGAAAAAGCTAATCACGAGTTACAAGTTTTAGAGAAAATTTTGAGCCGTCAGGAAGCTGGTCTTGAACCTCCTGGTAAACTATTTGAGGAAAATGCAGAAGTTATAGAAACAGAAAACATAGGTCAATTGGCTGAAAGACAACAAAAATTCATAAAACAAATCGAACTTGCGCTTCAACGTATTAAGGATGGGTCTTACGGAGTTTGTGTATTGACTGGTCAAATAATAGATAGAGAACGTTTAAAAGTGGTTCCACATACTATGTATGCAGTCGATGCTAAATCAAAGATAAAAAAATCATGA
- a CDS encoding Bax inhibitor-1/YccA family protein, producing MNDYVKAYGASRKVIDNGLQQYMVKVYAYVACSLLIAAIAAAVTLVFSPLKSLLFTFDIFGNAIGLTMLGYIVLFAPLIISGYLGRNFYSSSIANSRILLAVHAALTGISLSSLAFVYTIDSIHKTFLITAITFGTMSIYGYTTNRDLSSIGSFCRMGLWGLILSSLINIFFGSEVIDFVISFVGVIIFIGFVAYDTQKLKALYYQFQGSNVSEKIAVMGAFSLYLNFLNLFLFLLRFLGQTRRRD from the coding sequence ATGAACGATTACGTAAAAGCTTATGGAGCTTCTCGAAAAGTTATCGATAATGGACTTCAACAATATATGGTAAAAGTATATGCTTATGTGGCCTGTTCGCTTTTAATAGCCGCGATAGCTGCTGCTGTTACTTTGGTTTTTTCACCACTGAAGAGCTTACTTTTTACATTTGATATTTTTGGCAATGCTATAGGGCTTACAATGCTTGGCTATATAGTGCTTTTTGCCCCTTTAATTATTTCAGGATATCTGGGAAGGAATTTTTATAGTAGTTCTATAGCAAATTCGAGAATACTTTTAGCTGTTCATGCTGCATTAACGGGAATCTCTCTCTCTTCATTAGCTTTTGTTTATACTATTGATTCTATTCACAAAACTTTTCTCATTACAGCTATTACCTTTGGAACTATGAGTATATATGGATATACAACCAATCGTGACTTAAGTTCTATTGGATCCTTTTGTAGGATGGGGCTTTGGGGCCTCATTTTAAGCTCTTTGATAAATATTTTTTTTGGTAGTGAAGTGATTGATTTTGTAATTAGTTTCGTGGGCGTTATTATATTTATTGGATTTGTTGCATATGATACTCAGAAATTAAAAGCCCTATATTATCAATTTCAAGGATCAAATGTATCTGAAAAAATTGCAGTTATGGGCGCCTTTTCGCTCTATCTTAACTTCTTGAACCTTTTCCTTTTCCTTTTGCGATTTCTAGGACAGACAAGAAGAAGAGACTAA
- a CDS encoding pseudouridine synthase: protein MQKHFVKNASISLIRLNKFISNAGVCSRREADKLIVAGHITVNGKVMSTTGSKIPVNAIVLYKGVRLSAERFRYVLLNKPKGYVTTFKDPEGRKTVLDLIGKKYCHERVYPVGRLDYNTTGLLLLTNDGLLAQRLSHPTSGITKLYHVVLNKAISTEHFKNIQDGLLLEDGIAQVDNLAIVDQDPCQIGISIHMGKNRIIRRIFEHLGYGVNKLDRVGYAHLTKKNIARGQWIFLKDQDILRLKSIVKNVPV from the coding sequence ATGCAAAAGCACTTTGTGAAGAATGCTTCTATATCGCTTATACGATTAAATAAATTTATAAGTAATGCTGGTGTTTGCTCTAGAAGAGAAGCTGATAAATTAATTGTAGCAGGCCATATTACCGTTAATGGCAAAGTAATGTCTACAACAGGAAGTAAAATTCCTGTTAATGCAATTGTTCTATATAAAGGGGTTCGTTTATCTGCTGAGCGGTTTCGTTATGTACTATTAAATAAGCCAAAAGGATACGTTACGACCTTCAAAGATCCAGAAGGTCGAAAAACGGTCTTAGATTTGATTGGTAAAAAATATTGTCATGAACGTGTTTATCCTGTTGGACGGCTCGACTATAATACAACAGGCTTATTGCTATTAACCAATGATGGCTTGTTGGCTCAGAGATTATCACATCCTACTAGTGGTATTACAAAGCTCTATCATGTAGTATTAAATAAAGCTATTAGTACGGAACATTTTAAAAATATTCAAGATGGCCTCTTGTTAGAAGATGGAATTGCTCAAGTGGACAATCTTGCCATAGTTGATCAGGATCCATGTCAGATAGGTATTTCCATTCACATGGGTAAAAACCGAATCATCCGAAGAATTTTTGAACATCTCGGCTATGGTGTAAATAAATTAGATAGGGTAGGATATGCACACCTCACGAAGAAAAACATAGCACGTGGTCAATGGATCTTTCTGAAAGATCAAGATATACTCCGATTGAAAAGTATAGTCAAAAATGTTCCCGTTTGA
- the dnaA gene encoding chromosomal replication initiator protein DnaA, giving the protein MHNKSKIVWDKCLLYIRGQISEQTYKTWFAPILAKDFKDSVLTIQVPSQFFYEWLEEHYFSLLKQAVQQEIGPNGRLEYAVVIDQGNKKQKPLTINLPTYPGPAFSGAIPAEKTSNYGNNFFPLNPNYLFDNLVEGSCNQLAKSAAQAVASNPGGTAFNPLMLYGGVGLGKTHISQAIGNAVRVASPNKRIIYISSEKFTTQFIEALRNNNVKSFTEQYLATDLLFLDDIQFLSGKEKTQEIFFHIFNHLHQFKKQIVITSDCAPRDLKGLQERLLSRFKWGLTADLQRPDFETRIAIIHSKIAADGINFPENLIEYIAKHVDTNVRELEGVLISIIAHASLAKKDINIELAKQVLKHIVQHHATTKTTIELLQQQVAAHFNISLDNLKGKSRKKEIVGARQIGMHLAKKYTAHSLKSIGEYFGGRDHTTVMHAIQVVDGQLSKDSHYVMAYRSIENQIKTHASFY; this is encoded by the coding sequence ATGCATAATAAGAGTAAGATTGTTTGGGATAAATGTCTTCTGTATATTCGAGGCCAAATAAGCGAGCAAACCTATAAAACTTGGTTTGCGCCTATCTTAGCCAAAGATTTTAAAGATAGCGTGTTAACCATTCAAGTTCCTAGTCAATTTTTTTATGAGTGGCTTGAAGAACATTACTTTTCTTTACTTAAGCAAGCAGTTCAGCAAGAAATAGGCCCTAATGGAAGATTAGAATACGCTGTTGTAATCGATCAAGGAAACAAAAAACAGAAGCCATTAACCATAAATTTACCTACTTATCCAGGACCAGCTTTCAGCGGAGCCATACCTGCTGAAAAAACATCTAACTATGGGAATAATTTTTTTCCCCTAAACCCAAATTATTTGTTTGATAACTTAGTGGAAGGTAGTTGCAATCAGCTAGCAAAATCTGCTGCACAAGCTGTTGCTAGTAATCCAGGAGGTACTGCTTTTAATCCACTTATGCTTTATGGAGGGGTAGGTTTAGGAAAAACACATATATCACAAGCTATTGGTAATGCTGTTAGAGTTGCCTCCCCAAATAAAAGGATAATATATATTTCTTCTGAAAAGTTTACTACACAATTTATAGAGGCATTGCGTAACAATAATGTTAAGTCTTTTACAGAACAGTATTTAGCTACAGATCTACTTTTTTTAGATGACATACAGTTTTTATCTGGTAAAGAAAAAACACAAGAAATATTTTTCCATATTTTTAATCACTTGCATCAATTTAAAAAGCAAATCGTAATTACAAGCGACTGTGCTCCTCGTGACTTAAAAGGACTTCAAGAGCGTTTGTTATCACGATTTAAGTGGGGCTTAACAGCAGATTTACAACGTCCTGATTTTGAAACTCGGATTGCTATTATACATAGTAAAATTGCCGCTGATGGGATAAACTTTCCTGAAAATCTGATTGAATATATTGCTAAACATGTTGACACAAATGTTCGGGAACTAGAAGGGGTGCTTATTTCCATTATAGCACACGCCTCATTGGCTAAGAAAGATATCAATATAGAACTTGCTAAGCAGGTTTTAAAGCATATTGTACAACATCATGCTACTACTAAAACTACTATTGAATTGCTGCAACAACAAGTTGCTGCTCATTTTAATATTTCATTAGACAATTTAAAAGGGAAATCACGTAAAAAAGAGATAGTAGGAGCTCGACAGATTGGCATGCATCTTGCCAAAAAATATACGGCTCATTCTTTAAAATCTATAGGTGAATATTTTGGGGGAAGAGATCATACAACTGTTATGCATGCCATACAGGTTGTAGATGGTCAATTAAGTAAGGATTCCCATTATGTTATGGCATATAGGTCTATTGAAAATCAAATTAAAACACATGCATCTTTCTATTAG
- a CDS encoding ankyrin repeat domain-containing protein — MTTRSFLYNIIAVVLYACTVSCNQSSTLSVKLKKPIIKQKERIVNLKKQNEHKIIIVKKTKTDSFPLLSILDRIKKHDYKTLADSIVLSHKSKNGNYDHNDIIRLLKQMLATDHYLVVLQLIIDYKSNYTSNGHCNNIEKDDSVVLKEIREVIKYLKSYKISSDNFKEIYLQDLYIIYSKIVKEILSHKDINPNIRINNEQDTLLHMAVKQGKKDTVEILLSIESINTDLTDKQRNTPLHIAAGKDNIEIIRILLKAGAKQVIYNNKGELAIDMCTPSLEFENLFSSTKKQEVTHQLYQANLLKFLNIQPIFQFKR, encoded by the coding sequence ATGACAACAAGGAGTTTTTTATATAACATTATTGCGGTTGTGTTATATGCATGTACTGTTAGTTGTAATCAATCAAGTACTCTTTCAGTTAAGCTAAAAAAACCGATAATTAAACAAAAAGAACGGATAGTTAATCTAAAAAAACAGAATGAACATAAAATCATCATAGTTAAAAAGACAAAAACAGACTCTTTTCCATTATTATCTATACTAGATAGAATAAAAAAACATGATTATAAAACATTAGCAGATAGCATAGTATTATCACATAAATCAAAAAATGGCAATTATGATCATAATGATATTATACGATTGTTAAAACAGATGCTTGCAACAGACCATTATTTAGTAGTACTGCAATTAATTATTGACTATAAATCAAATTACACATCTAATGGTCATTGTAATAATATTGAAAAAGACGATTCGGTAGTACTTAAAGAAATAAGAGAAGTAATTAAATATCTGAAATCATATAAGATATCTAGTGACAATTTTAAAGAGATTTATTTACAAGATCTTTACATTATTTATTCAAAAATAGTTAAGGAAATATTATCACATAAAGATATTAATCCGAATATAAGAATAAATAATGAACAAGATACGCTTCTGCATATGGCAGTAAAACAAGGGAAAAAAGACACAGTTGAAATATTGTTGTCTATTGAATCAATTAATACAGATTTGACTGATAAACAAAGAAATACCCCTCTTCATATAGCAGCTGGTAAAGATAATATAGAAATCATTCGAATATTATTAAAAGCAGGAGCAAAGCAAGTTATTTATAATAACAAGGGAGAGTTAGCAATAGATATGTGCACTCCATCTTTGGAATTTGAAAATTTGTTTAGTTCTACCAAAAAGCAGGAAGTAACTCACCAGTTATATCAAGCAAATTTACTAAAATTTCTTAATATTCAGCCAATATTTCAATTCAAAAGATAG